From the genome of Deinococcus sp. JMULE3, one region includes:
- a CDS encoding replication-associated recombination protein A → MTLFDPPAPLAERLRPRTVAEVVGQTHLLGPGKPLTRVLGSGRLGSLILWGPPGVGKTTLARLLAGEVGAHFIPLSAVTAGVKDVRDATAEAERLRGRGQKTILFLDEIHRFNKAQQDALLPHVESGLLTLIGATTENPSFEVNPALRSRARTLVLEALKPEEVRGLLDRALTDPRGLSGVTAEPDALDLLARLAEGDARRALSTLEVASTLSNPVTQGAITEAFGRHLPQMDKNGEDFYNLISALHKSVRGSHVDGALYWLARMVEGGADPLYVARRVVRMAAEDIGLADPQALRLCIAARDTVEFLGSPEGDLALAQAVVYLALAPKSNSVYVAWKNALNAVRDGESLPIPLHLRNAPTALMRQQGYGKGYAYYFDDPEGSFQQDYLPDGVQLDLYAPTGEGWEARVTERWRKLRDAHGDGGEE, encoded by the coding sequence GTGACGTTGTTCGACCCGCCCGCTCCCCTCGCCGAACGCCTGCGGCCCCGCACGGTCGCGGAGGTCGTGGGTCAGACGCACCTGCTCGGCCCCGGCAAACCCCTGACGCGCGTGCTGGGGTCCGGGCGGCTGGGCAGCCTGATCCTGTGGGGGCCGCCCGGCGTGGGCAAGACCACCCTGGCGCGGCTGCTGGCCGGGGAGGTCGGCGCGCACTTCATCCCCCTGTCGGCGGTGACGGCGGGCGTGAAGGACGTCCGGGACGCCACCGCCGAGGCCGAACGCCTGCGCGGACGCGGGCAGAAGACCATCCTCTTCCTCGACGAGATTCACCGGTTCAACAAGGCGCAGCAGGACGCGCTGCTCCCGCACGTCGAGTCGGGCCTGCTGACCCTGATCGGCGCGACCACCGAGAACCCCAGCTTCGAGGTGAACCCCGCCCTGCGCAGCCGCGCCCGCACGCTGGTCCTCGAGGCCCTGAAGCCGGAAGAAGTGCGCGGCCTGCTGGACCGCGCCCTGACCGACCCGCGCGGCCTGAGCGGCGTGACCGCCGAGCCGGACGCGCTGGACCTCCTCGCGCGCCTCGCGGAAGGGGACGCCCGCCGCGCCCTGAGCACCCTGGAAGTCGCCAGCACCCTCAGCAACCCCGTCACGCAAGGCGCGATCACCGAGGCGTTCGGGCGGCACCTGCCGCAGATGGACAAGAACGGCGAGGACTTCTACAACCTCATCAGCGCGCTGCACAAGAGCGTGCGCGGCAGCCACGTGGACGGCGCGCTGTACTGGCTGGCCCGCATGGTCGAGGGCGGCGCCGACCCCCTGTACGTCGCGCGGCGCGTGGTCCGCATGGCCGCCGAGGACATCGGCCTCGCCGACCCGCAGGCGCTGCGCCTCTGCATTGCCGCGCGCGACACCGTCGAATTCCTGGGCAGCCCCGAAGGCGACCTCGCGCTGGCACAGGCGGTCGTGTACCTCGCCCTGGCCCCCAAGAGCAACTCTGTGTACGTCGCGTGGAAGAACGCCCTGAACGCCGTCCGCGACGGAGAAAGTCTGCCTATTCCGCTGCACCTGCGCAACGCCCCTACTGCCCTCATGCGCCAGCAGGGCTATGGCAAAGGCTACGCGTACTACTTCGACGACCCCGAAGGCAGCTTCCAGCAGGACTACCTCCCCGACGGCGTGCAACTGGACCTGTACGCCCCCACCGGCGAAGGCTGGGAAGCCCGCGTCACCGAACGCTGGCGCAAGCTGAGGGACGCGCACGGGGACGGAGGAGAGGAGTGA
- a CDS encoding MBL fold metallo-hydrolase: MSSLSPLAPGVHFLPGAVNSLVLEDGRGGALLVDTGLDDGHARKLLRGLTELNLTPTGILNTHSHADHHGGNAFILKKFPELKVFAPPLEDAIITHPILEPIGLFGARPPKELQSKFLLAPPSPARLAPEPGLTRIGGVSLELIEVAGHASLMYAVRVGGVLYAADALFGPEALAKHPLVFCQDSALQKEAAARLGELEGVAVTLPGHGDPTGDLPGLVAANLSALERVTDAVRAAVRVGEAGVDDLLARVCDGLGVTMSNAGAVVLNRAVVSAHLTELLERGEVGLRVVGNRLVFFPEA; this comes from the coding sequence ATGAGCAGCCTGTCTCCCCTGGCCCCCGGCGTTCACTTCCTGCCGGGCGCGGTGAATTCGCTGGTGCTGGAGGACGGGCGAGGTGGGGCGCTGCTGGTGGATACCGGCCTGGACGACGGGCACGCGCGGAAGCTGCTGCGCGGCCTGACCGAGCTGAACCTGACGCCGACGGGGATTCTGAATACGCACAGTCACGCGGATCATCACGGGGGGAACGCGTTCATCCTGAAGAAATTTCCGGAGTTGAAGGTGTTCGCGCCGCCGCTGGAGGACGCGATCATCACGCACCCGATCCTCGAACCGATCGGGCTGTTCGGGGCGCGGCCCCCGAAAGAGTTGCAGTCGAAGTTCCTGCTCGCGCCGCCCAGTCCCGCGCGGCTGGCCCCCGAGCCGGGCCTGACGCGCATCGGTGGGGTGAGCCTGGAGTTGATCGAGGTGGCGGGGCACGCGAGCCTGATGTACGCCGTGCGGGTCGGCGGCGTGCTGTACGCGGCGGACGCGCTGTTCGGGCCGGAGGCACTGGCGAAGCACCCGCTGGTGTTCTGCCAGGATTCGGCGCTTCAGAAGGAGGCGGCGGCGCGGCTGGGTGAACTGGAGGGCGTGGCGGTGACCCTGCCGGGGCACGGTGACCCGACCGGGGACCTGCCGGGGCTGGTCGCGGCGAACCTGTCGGCGCTGGAGCGCGTGACGGACGCGGTGCGCGCGGCGGTACGCGTGGGCGAGGCGGGGGTGGATGACCTGCTGGCGCGCGTGTGCGACGGGCTGGGCGTGACCATGTCGAACGCGGGCGCGGTGGTCCTGAACCGCGCAGTGGTGAGCGCGCACCTGACCGAGCTGCTGGAACGCGGCGAGGTGGGCCTGCGCGTGGTGGGGAACCGGCTGGTGTTCTTCCCGGAAGCGTAA
- a CDS encoding DNA starvation/stationary phase protection protein, whose product MTKKSKAAPKKASAPEKKASGKATGAAKADAAHLNTTNNALVDHAYLSETEFGTVAETLQRNLATTISLYLKFKKYHWDIRGRFFRDLHLAYDEFIDMFFPAIDEQAERLVALGGSPIAAPSDIERFSVVKVPTETVRDARTQVADLVADLTRVGKGFRDDSQTVDDANDPATADMYNGYAATIDKIRWMLQAIMDDDRMN is encoded by the coding sequence ATGACCAAGAAGAGCAAGGCCGCCCCGAAGAAAGCGTCCGCCCCCGAGAAGAAGGCGTCCGGGAAGGCGACGGGCGCCGCGAAGGCCGACGCCGCGCACCTGAACACCACCAACAACGCGCTGGTGGACCACGCGTACCTCTCGGAAACCGAGTTCGGGACGGTCGCGGAGACGCTGCAGCGGAACCTCGCCACGACGATCAGCCTGTACCTGAAATTCAAGAAGTACCACTGGGACATCCGCGGGCGGTTCTTCCGTGACCTGCATCTCGCGTACGACGAGTTCATCGACATGTTCTTCCCCGCCATCGACGAGCAGGCCGAGCGTCTGGTCGCGCTGGGCGGCAGCCCGATCGCCGCGCCGAGCGACATCGAGCGCTTCAGCGTCGTGAAGGTCCCCACCGAGACGGTCCGGGACGCGCGCACGCAGGTGGCGGATCTGGTCGCGGACCTGACCCGTGTCGGAAAAGGTTTCCGGGACGACAGCCAGACGGTGGACGACGCGAACGACCCCGCGACCGCCGACATGTACAACGGGTACGCGGCGACCATCGACAAGATCCGCTGGATGCTCCAGGCGATCATGGACGACGACCGGATGAACTGA
- a CDS encoding molybdenum cofactor guanylyltransferase encodes MTDPWADVTAVVTAGGRSSRFGSDKALVTWQGRTLLNRACTPLDHAATRLIIAPEGRYQVPGWRVTPDTRPGEGPLAALEAALNAAPDGWVAFTGVDLPCLTREYWDTLLAARAPGVLGVQALDGLKRPQPLAALYHTSLRAHVTDLLDAGERRLRFAVTAPHVRHVPGVDPALLRNVNTPADLPGAR; translated from the coding sequence ATGACGGACCCCTGGGCAGACGTGACCGCCGTCGTCACCGCCGGGGGCCGCTCCAGCCGCTTCGGCAGCGACAAGGCCCTCGTGACCTGGCAGGGCCGCACCCTGCTGAACCGCGCCTGCACGCCCCTGGACCACGCCGCCACGCGCCTGATCATCGCGCCCGAGGGCCGGTATCAGGTGCCCGGCTGGCGCGTTACACCCGACACCCGCCCCGGCGAGGGCCCCCTGGCGGCCCTGGAAGCCGCGCTGAACGCCGCGCCGGACGGCTGGGTGGCCTTCACCGGCGTGGACCTCCCCTGCCTGACCCGCGAGTACTGGGACACCCTGCTCGCCGCCCGCGCACCCGGCGTGCTCGGCGTGCAGGCCCTCGACGGACTGAAACGCCCCCAGCCGCTCGCCGCGCTGTACCACACCAGCCTGCGCGCCCACGTCACCGACCTGCTCGACGCGGGCGAACGCCGTCTGCGTTTCGCCGTGACCGCCCCGCACGTCCGGCACGTGCCCGGCGTGGACCCGGCCCTGCTGCGCAACGTGAACACGCCCGCCGACCTGCCCGGCGCCCGCTGA
- a CDS encoding MFS transporter, producing the protein MGLVLGLRQLTQQGLTVFGGAWSDRLGPKPLILAGCLLRTAGFAWMGFADSLGVLLAAAVLAGVGGGLFDAPKSAAITQVTREEHRTRMFSLTSLSGNAGMVTGPLIGAALLGLGFRSAALAAASVYLLAALVLAVTLPHLRPQRGAGRSLDGLRVAALDTRFRRFTLVLIGYFILSTQINVAVTLKAIALAGNGATGPLYGLSAGMAVILQYPLLRAVERYLPTRTALVVAVALVGLSLGLMSVATTFPALLACVALYSLGTMTVYPTQQTLTARFAPPALVGSYFGFSAISLGVGGAVGSVLGGALVDMGARLGVPALPWFTLAVIGVLTALGLRWALRGLDEAPADAT; encoded by the coding sequence GTGGGGCTGGTGCTGGGCCTGCGGCAGTTGACGCAGCAGGGCCTGACGGTGTTCGGCGGGGCGTGGTCGGACCGGCTGGGGCCGAAACCGCTGATCCTGGCGGGGTGCCTGCTGCGCACGGCGGGCTTCGCGTGGATGGGCTTCGCGGACTCGCTGGGCGTGCTGCTCGCGGCGGCGGTGCTGGCCGGGGTGGGCGGCGGCCTGTTCGACGCGCCCAAGAGCGCCGCCATCACGCAGGTGACGCGTGAGGAGCACCGCACGCGGATGTTCAGCCTGACCAGCCTGTCCGGGAACGCCGGGATGGTGACGGGCCCGCTGATCGGCGCGGCGCTGCTGGGCCTGGGGTTCCGCTCGGCGGCGCTGGCGGCGGCCAGCGTGTACCTGCTCGCGGCGCTGGTGCTGGCGGTGACCCTGCCGCACCTGCGCCCGCAGCGGGGCGCGGGCCGCAGCCTGGACGGACTGCGCGTCGCGGCGCTGGATACGCGCTTCCGGCGGTTCACGCTGGTCCTGATCGGGTACTTCATCCTGAGTACGCAGATCAACGTGGCGGTCACCCTGAAAGCCATTGCACTGGCGGGGAACGGCGCGACCGGCCCGCTGTACGGCCTGTCCGCCGGGATGGCGGTGATCCTCCAGTACCCGCTGCTGCGCGCCGTGGAACGCTATCTGCCCACCCGCACGGCGCTGGTGGTGGCAGTGGCCCTGGTCGGCCTGAGCCTGGGCCTGATGAGCGTCGCGACCACCTTCCCGGCGCTGCTGGCGTGCGTGGCGCTGTACTCGCTGGGCACCATGACCGTGTACCCCACCCAGCAGACCCTGACCGCCCGCTTCGCGCCGCCCGCACTGGTCGGCAGTTACTTCGGGTTTTCCGCCATCAGCCTGGGCGTCGGGGGCGCGGTGGGCAGCGTCCTGGGCGGCGCGCTGGTGGACATGGGCGCTCGGCTGGGCGTCCCGGCGCTGCCATGGTTCACGCTGGCCGTCATCGGCGTGCTGACGGCGCTGGGCCTGCGCTGGGCGCTGCGCGGCCTGGACGAGGCTCCCGCTGACGCGACGTGA
- a CDS encoding DUF4385 domain-containing protein codes for MPKFDYSLNYAELDLRAHPELYRVGVGEQGVLLVQPYKSEILPHWRFATPEVARESSEAIYGMFLAYLGAGDFVGADMARKFLQMGFTRARRYANHRGGKKYEGPVPEGRKGQSGAHGRAERPRDPEDPVKAESARIFKARWDEAEANVEYARLKREHRARFG; via the coding sequence ATGCCGAAGTTCGATTACTCCCTGAATTACGCGGAACTGGACCTGCGCGCGCATCCGGAGCTGTACCGGGTGGGCGTGGGGGAGCAGGGCGTGCTGCTGGTGCAGCCGTACAAGTCCGAGATCCTACCGCACTGGCGGTTCGCGACGCCGGAGGTGGCCCGCGAGAGCAGCGAGGCGATCTACGGGATGTTCCTGGCGTACCTGGGGGCGGGGGATTTCGTGGGGGCGGACATGGCGCGCAAGTTCCTGCAGATGGGCTTCACGCGCGCCCGGCGGTACGCGAATCACCGGGGCGGGAAGAAGTACGAGGGGCCGGTCCCGGAGGGCAGGAAGGGCCAGAGTGGCGCGCATGGCCGCGCGGAGCGGCCCCGTGATCCGGAGGACCCGGTGAAGGCCGAGTCCGCCCGGATCTTCAAGGCGCGGTGGGATGAGGCGGAGGCGAACGTGGAGTACGCGCGGCTGAAGCGGGAGCACAGGGCGCGCTTCGGGTAG
- a CDS encoding aldehyde dehydrogenase family protein, with protein MTQTQTLPTDLQALFERQRAHRWTAAQSTPAQRQAILRRLHDAIKAHRVPLADALRADLGKSRAEAEITELHPVLEEIQHAIRRLPRWMAARRVDTPVVLAGARSEIQPQARGVTLVLSPWNYPVNLALAPLVASLAAGNTVILKPSEKAPHVARALRNLLEATFDPALVAVVEGDADAARTLTELPFDHIFFTGSTAVGKHVMRAASANLTSVTLELGGKSPALIDRSADLNLTAERLAWGKLLNAGQTCVAPDYVLVPEAQRDALILRLDEVIARRYGDRAWLRAGPDYGRMVDAASVERLHHLTRQSVQMGARIVLGGEFSPAERFISPTVVADVTPDMPLMQEELFGPVLPVVTYRSLDDALNLIRRLDAPLALYLFSGDDAVTRRVQRETTSGGMVVNGTVVHLSNPHLPFGGVGPSGMGNYHGEHGFRTFSHERAVLTEPTRSPVRFLYPPYGRPGPRLVAWALRLLERQSGPRE; from the coding sequence ATGACGCAGACCCAGACGCTTCCCACCGATCTCCAGGCGCTGTTCGAGCGTCAACGGGCGCACCGCTGGACGGCCGCACAGAGCACCCCCGCGCAGCGGCAGGCGATCCTGCGCCGCCTGCATGACGCCATCAAGGCCCACCGCGTGCCCCTGGCCGACGCGCTGCGCGCCGACCTGGGCAAGAGCCGCGCCGAGGCCGAGATCACCGAACTGCACCCCGTCCTGGAAGAAATCCAGCACGCCATCCGCCGCCTGCCCCGCTGGATGGCCGCCCGGCGCGTGGACACCCCGGTCGTCCTGGCGGGTGCGCGCAGCGAGATCCAGCCGCAGGCGCGCGGAGTCACGCTGGTCCTCAGCCCGTGGAATTACCCCGTGAACCTCGCCCTGGCGCCCCTGGTCGCCAGCCTCGCGGCGGGGAACACCGTGATCCTGAAACCCAGCGAGAAGGCCCCCCACGTGGCCCGCGCGCTGCGGAACCTGCTGGAGGCCACCTTCGACCCCGCGCTGGTCGCGGTTGTCGAGGGTGACGCGGACGCCGCCCGCACCCTGACCGAACTGCCCTTCGACCACATCTTCTTCACGGGCAGCACCGCCGTCGGGAAGCACGTCATGCGCGCCGCGAGCGCCAACCTGACCAGCGTCACGCTGGAACTGGGCGGCAAGAGCCCCGCCCTGATCGACCGCAGCGCCGACCTGAACCTGACCGCCGAACGGCTCGCGTGGGGCAAGCTGCTCAACGCCGGGCAGACCTGCGTCGCCCCCGACTACGTGCTGGTGCCCGAGGCGCAGCGGGACGCGCTGATCCTGCGCCTGGACGAGGTCATCGCCCGCCGCTACGGGGACCGCGCGTGGCTGCGCGCCGGACCCGACTACGGCCGCATGGTGGACGCCGCCAGCGTCGAGCGCCTGCACCACCTGACCCGCCAGAGCGTGCAGATGGGCGCCCGGATCGTGCTGGGCGGCGAATTCAGCCCCGCCGAGCGCTTCATCTCACCGACCGTCGTGGCCGACGTCACGCCCGACATGCCCCTGATGCAGGAGGAACTGTTCGGCCCGGTCCTCCCGGTCGTCACGTACCGCTCGCTGGACGACGCGCTGAACCTCATCCGCCGCCTGGACGCCCCCCTGGCCCTGTACCTGTTCAGCGGCGACGACGCCGTCACCCGCCGCGTGCAGCGCGAGACCACCAGCGGCGGCATGGTCGTGAACGGCACCGTCGTGCACCTCAGCAACCCGCACCTGCCCTTCGGCGGGGTCGGCCCCAGCGGCATGGGCAACTACCACGGCGAGCACGGCTTCCGCACCTTCAGCCACGAACGCGCCGTCCTGACCGAACCCACCCGCAGCCCCGTGCGCTTCCTGTACCCCCCCTACGGCCGCCCCGGCCCCCGCCTGGTCGCGTGGGCGCTGCGCCTCCTCGAACGCCAGAGCGGACCACGCGAATGA
- a CDS encoding DUF1963 domain-containing protein: MTRRFEVPDALQDRRAEIESTIRPVTALAFHAEATAPWDSKVGGVPYRPLDMEWPADPAGRPLHFLAQINFAQLPHLPGFPDAGILQFFVGGDLGWLGCHFSVEDAPVYDTYRVVFHEHPGEDPALLRADVPPYEEPEDGPFIRPVELRMTGTLVELPISPDDRNFRAALNWTDLTPDRYVLGEQLHDVYQEACAAVHPTLDQIGGYPAFRQLDPRNAGQPHQLLFQLASNEDLGFVFGDVGIMNFFIQPDDLRKGDFTRVVYYWDCY; encoded by the coding sequence GTGACGCGCCGATTTGAGGTGCCCGACGCCTTGCAGGACCGGCGGGCCGAGATTGAATCGACGATCCGTCCGGTGACGGCTCTGGCCTTCCATGCGGAAGCGACTGCTCCCTGGGACAGCAAGGTCGGTGGGGTGCCGTACCGTCCGTTGGACATGGAGTGGCCTGCCGACCCCGCCGGTCGCCCGCTGCACTTCCTGGCACAGATCAATTTTGCGCAGCTGCCGCACCTGCCAGGGTTTCCGGACGCAGGGATCCTTCAGTTTTTCGTGGGTGGAGATCTGGGGTGGCTGGGCTGTCACTTCAGCGTCGAAGATGCGCCGGTGTACGACACCTACCGCGTCGTGTTTCACGAGCATCCTGGTGAAGACCCAGCGCTCCTGCGTGCCGATGTACCGCCGTACGAGGAACCAGAAGACGGTCCATTCATCCGGCCTGTCGAGCTGAGAATGACCGGGACGCTGGTCGAACTTCCCATCTCGCCGGATGATCGAAATTTCCGCGCGGCGCTCAACTGGACAGATCTCACACCGGATCGATATGTCCTCGGCGAACAGTTGCACGACGTGTATCAGGAGGCGTGTGCCGCCGTGCATCCGACCCTGGACCAGATCGGTGGCTATCCGGCCTTCAGGCAGTTAGATCCGCGAAACGCCGGGCAGCCGCATCAGCTGCTCTTTCAGCTGGCCTCCAATGAGGACCTGGGCTTCGTGTTCGGCGACGTGGGGATCATGAACTTCTTTATCCAGCCGGACGATCTGAGGAAGGGGGACTTCACCCGCGTCGTCTACTACTGGGACTGCTACTGA
- a CDS encoding endonuclease MutS2 codes for MSFDARALSALDFPRVLSALAERSATTLGAERARALRPSDDAGRIARELDELEDALFGVSLSLGGIQDIRDLHARAGEGRVLAGQELLNAAYSLDGAMTVKRAISANSRGPLRELAVDLGDHSELVRRVLSALDRDGGVRDDASPRLRDLRKRIEPLRGRIRERLAATLDKWADVLQEHIVTIRRDRYVLPVQASRVGQVQGIIVDASATGQTYFVEPAAVTQLNNELTRLILDEEAEVRRILTELSGLLASDAAVPMTLAVIGELDLIAAKARLARDWRLNRPEQVEDGSYDLREVRHPLIENPVANDLALGDTKLLLITGPNMGGKTATIKTLGLAVLMHQCGMYVAAASARLPVVRDVLVDIGDEQSIEASLSTFASHLKHLRYVLRHAAPDTLVLVDELGSGTDPNEGAALAQALIECLLTQDARGVITSHLSPLKLFALETPGLKNASMGFDVETLAPTYVLQVGQPGRSFALAIAQRMGLPADVLRRAEDLLGPDAGLMERMLEGLERERADLRAQLDATAAARRDAEAELGRVRQERETLEARRNEMLAEASQKAESLYADAVERVRTLRARAQEDSARPRVMQELRELRVAAQKTRPAPAPREDRGDPIRVGSSVDVPAYNATGQVLELRGDDLVVQLGVMKVGVKRRDVRLKQEAKPQAPKTRGPRFTGTAPTAALKELQLRGMGVEEAVEELRTAVLEAHALKETPLRVVHGKGQGVLRRLLREYLKNDKKVESFHDAEPNQGGHGVTIVNIRR; via the coding sequence ATGTCGTTCGATGCCCGCGCCCTGTCCGCCCTTGATTTTCCTCGCGTCCTGTCTGCCCTGGCGGAGCGGAGTGCCACGACGCTGGGCGCCGAGCGTGCGCGGGCCCTGCGCCCGTCGGATGACGCGGGGCGGATCGCGCGGGAACTCGATGAGCTCGAGGACGCGCTGTTCGGCGTGAGTCTCAGCCTGGGTGGCATTCAGGACATCCGTGACCTGCATGCCCGCGCCGGGGAGGGCCGGGTGCTGGCCGGGCAGGAACTGCTGAACGCGGCGTACTCGCTGGACGGCGCGATGACCGTCAAGCGGGCCATCAGCGCGAATTCGCGCGGGCCGCTGCGGGAACTCGCGGTGGACCTGGGGGATCACAGTGAACTGGTGCGGCGGGTGCTGTCTGCCCTGGACCGCGACGGGGGCGTGCGGGACGATGCCAGTCCGCGCCTGCGGGACCTGCGTAAGCGCATCGAGCCGCTGCGGGGCCGTATCCGTGAGCGGCTGGCGGCGACGCTGGACAAGTGGGCGGACGTGCTGCAGGAGCACATCGTCACGATCCGCCGCGACCGGTACGTGCTGCCGGTGCAGGCCAGCCGGGTGGGGCAGGTGCAGGGCATCATCGTGGACGCGTCCGCGACCGGGCAGACGTACTTCGTGGAACCGGCGGCGGTGACGCAGCTGAACAACGAACTGACCCGCCTGATTCTCGACGAGGAGGCCGAGGTGCGCCGCATCCTCACCGAGTTGTCGGGCCTGCTCGCCTCCGACGCGGCGGTGCCGATGACGCTGGCCGTGATCGGCGAACTGGACCTGATCGCCGCGAAGGCGCGACTGGCGCGCGACTGGCGCCTGAACCGCCCCGAGCAGGTCGAGGACGGCTCGTACGACCTGCGCGAGGTGCGCCACCCCCTGATCGAGAACCCGGTCGCGAACGACCTCGCGCTGGGGGACACGAAACTGCTGCTGATCACCGGGCCGAACATGGGCGGCAAGACCGCGACCATCAAGACGCTGGGTCTGGCGGTGCTGATGCACCAGTGCGGGATGTACGTCGCGGCGGCGAGTGCGCGGCTGCCGGTCGTGCGGGACGTGCTGGTGGATATCGGGGACGAGCAGAGCATCGAGGCGAGCCTGTCCACCTTCGCGTCTCACCTCAAGCACCTGCGCTACGTGCTGCGGCACGCCGCGCCGGACACGCTGGTCCTCGTGGACGAGCTGGGCAGCGGCACCGACCCGAACGAGGGCGCGGCACTCGCGCAGGCGCTGATCGAGTGCCTGCTCACGCAGGACGCGCGCGGCGTGATCACCTCGCACCTCTCGCCCCTGAAGCTGTTCGCGCTGGAAACGCCGGGCCTGAAGAACGCCAGCATGGGCTTCGACGTCGAAACGCTGGCCCCCACGTACGTGCTGCAGGTGGGGCAGCCGGGCCGGTCCTTCGCGCTCGCCATCGCGCAGCGCATGGGCCTCCCGGCAGACGTGCTGCGCCGCGCCGAGGACCTCCTGGGACCCGACGCGGGCCTGATGGAACGCATGCTGGAAGGCCTGGAACGCGAACGGGCCGACCTGCGCGCCCAGCTGGACGCCACCGCCGCTGCCAGACGCGACGCCGAGGCCGAACTGGGCCGCGTCCGCCAGGAGCGCGAGACCCTGGAGGCCCGCCGCAACGAGATGCTCGCCGAGGCCAGCCAGAAGGCCGAATCCCTGTACGCCGACGCCGTCGAGCGCGTCCGGACGCTGCGGGCCCGCGCGCAGGAGGACAGCGCCCGCCCGCGCGTCATGCAGGAACTCCGCGAACTGCGCGTCGCCGCGCAGAAGACCCGCCCCGCACCCGCCCCCCGCGAGGACCGCGGCGATCCCATCCGGGTGGGCAGCAGCGTGGACGTCCCCGCGTACAACGCCACCGGGCAGGTCCTGGAACTGCGCGGCGACGACCTGGTCGTGCAGCTGGGCGTCATGAAGGTCGGCGTGAAACGCCGCGACGTGCGCCTCAAGCAGGAAGCCAAACCCCAGGCACCCAAGACGCGCGGCCCGCGCTTCACCGGCACCGCCCCCACCGCCGCTCTGAAGGAACTCCAGCTGCGCGGCATGGGCGTCGAGGAAGCCGTCGAGGAACTCCGCACCGCCGTTCTCGAGGCGCACGCCCTGAAGGAAACCCCGCTGCGCGTCGTGCACGGCAAGGGCCAGGGCGTCCTGCGCCGCCTGCTGCGCGAATACCTGAAGAACGACAAGAAAGTCGAATCCTTCCACGACGCCGAACCCAACCAGGGTGGGCACGGCGTGACCATCGTGAACATCCGCCGCTGA
- a CDS encoding DIP1984 family protein → MKLAEALITRADLQKRAAQLEERLVKNLLVQEGEAPAEDPQALLREFMDVTAQLEALLPRIHRANLSATLPGGETITDALTRRDLLDLRLKVLRRAAATASERPTRYSNSEVRILSALPARDLQAQVDTLAKARRELDTQLQQANWLTDLPE, encoded by the coding sequence ATGAAACTCGCCGAGGCCCTGATCACCCGCGCCGACCTGCAGAAACGCGCCGCGCAGCTCGAGGAACGGCTCGTGAAGAACCTCCTCGTGCAAGAGGGTGAGGCGCCCGCCGAGGACCCCCAGGCGCTGCTGCGCGAATTCATGGATGTCACCGCGCAGCTGGAGGCCCTCCTGCCACGCATTCACCGCGCGAACCTCAGCGCCACGCTGCCCGGCGGAGAGACCATCACGGACGCCCTGACCCGCCGCGACCTGCTCGACCTGCGCCTGAAGGTCCTGCGCCGCGCCGCCGCCACCGCCAGCGAACGCCCCACCCGCTACAGCAACAGCGAGGTCCGCATCCTCTCCGCGCTGCCCGCCCGCGACCTGCAGGCGCAGGTGGACACGCTGGCCAAGGCGCGGCGCGAACTGGACACGCAACTGCAACAGGCGAACTGGTTGACGGACCTGCCCGAGTAA